From Corynebacterium aquatimens:
CCGTACCCGTCCAAGAGTGCGTTCACCGCCGAGCGCTCCCATTCATCCGAGTGCTCACCCACGGCGCGGGCGTAGCCAAAGGAGCGAACCATGCCTGCGACGTCGCGCAATGCGCAATCTGGGAGGCGGCGTTGTTCGAGAGGGCGCGCGGGCTCACCTTCGAAATCAATGAGGTACCAGCGATGATCGGTGCGCAGGGTTTGGCCAAGGTGCAGGTCCCCGTGAATCCGCTGTACTGGTACGGATTCAATCCCCTCGACCTTGGCGTAGAGATCCCGCAGCCGGGTTTCGTATTCGGCCAGCTGGGGGGCCTTGCCCACTAGCTCGTCGAGGTGCTCGTTGAGCGTGCTTGCGATCTCAGCGCCAGAGACAGTCTTCGTCCCAAACGTAGCGGCAAGTGCCTCATGCACGGTGCGGATTGCGGCACCAAGTGCTTGGGCCTCGGAGGCAAAGTCGTCGGCCGCGCCAGCATCGCAGGCGAGGACAAATCCGTCCTTGCCGCCGTCGATAAGCTGCTGCATCATCGCGAGCGTGCGGCCGTCGCGGGTAACGTAGCCGCGCACCCCCGCGACGAATGGGCAGTCATCAATTTCGCTCAGCAGCTCAACATCGGGGTTGAGGCCTTCTTCGAGTTTGCGGAAGACTTTGAACATCCACTCCCGCCCGTCGTCATCAGTTGCCACGAGCGACGTGTTCGACTGGTCTGCCCCCAGCGGGGTCGCGGAGCGCGCGGTGATGTCTCCGTGGACCTCGCCGATGAAGGCAACGTTTAAGAGGTACGCGCTGGCACCATCGTCGCTGTTCAGCACATCGCGCTCATGCTTATCGACGACCACCTGGTACTCATCAGTCGTAGCATTGTCTTTCCCGCCGTGCGTGACGGACAGGATCTGCCAGGTGTAGTCGCCGAAGTTTTCGCTGGCGATGACTTCTTGGGAATCGATTGCTTCAGACTTTGCCCCGTAGAAGCGGGCTGAGTGTAGATCCACGAAAGGTTCCTTTCCGTCCGCGGTGTGCTGGTTCTCGCGCAGCGCGGGTGTGCTCTCCGGTGGTTGCAGTGTGGTCCTAGAACTTGCGCAGGCCGTTGGACACATCGAACCAGAACGATCCGTGTGGTGACAGGGTGACCAGCCAGGGTAGTTCACCGATCGCGGGGAATTCGATATTGCCAGACAGCTCGCGGGGAGAAATTCCAGCGAGGTGACTTAGGTGCATCTCAACGGGCTGTGGCCGTGAACTCATGTTGTTGACGCACAGGATGCGTTCATTGCGCCCGGTTTCATCCGTGTATTCGCGGATGAAGGCGAGAACCTGTGGGTTGTCGTGGTGGACTTCCTGGTAATCACCGCGGCCGAATGCCTTGTACTGCTTGCGGATGTGAACGCGCTCGCGCACCCAGTGCAGGAGGGAGTTTTCCCGTTCCATCTGGGATTCGACGTTGATTGATTGGTAACCGTACGCGTCGTTGCGGATCACTGGAAGGTAAAGCCGCTCGGGTTCAGCGCGGGAGAACCCACCGTTGCGGTCGGACGACCACTGCATCGGCGTGCGCACACCGTCGCGGTCCGGCAGCCAAATGTTGTCGCCCATGCCGATCTCATCGCCGTAGTAGAGGAACGGTGAACCCGGCAGGGAAAGCAAAAGCGTGTTGGCCAGTTCCAGTCGGTCGCGGTGACCGCCGAGCAGCGGGGCGAGCCTGCGCCTAATGCCCACGTTGGCTTTCATGCGTGGATCCGTCGCGTAGTTGGTGTACATGAAGTCGCGCTCATCATCGCTGACCATCTCCAGCGTCAGCTCGTCGTGGTTGCGCAGGAAGATGCCCCATTGCGCGGAGTCTGGGATCTGGGGGGTCTCACGCAGAATGTCGATGATCGGCTGCGCGAGCTCTTGACGGATACCCATGAAGATGCGTGGCATGACGGGGAAGTGGAAGGCCATGTGGCACTCGTCGCCGTGGATCTTGCCCTGATCATCTCCTTCGTGCCATTCCTCGGTCTGCGGGTTGCCGCCGAAGTACGCCACGACTTCATCAGGCATCTGGTTCGCCTCCGCCAACAGGAAGCGGCCCGGGTACTCCTCGTCGAAAATCCGGCGGACCTTCTTGATGAACTCGTGGGTTTCGGGCAGGTTCTCTCCGTTGGTGCCTTCGCGCTCGAAGAGGTAGGGGATTGCATCGAGGCGGATGCCGTCCATGCCCAAGTCCAGCCAGAATCGGATCACGTCAATGATCGCCTCTTGGACCGCCGGGTTGTCGTAGTTCAGATCTGGCTGGTGGCTGAAAAAGCGGTGCCAGAAGTACTGCTTGCGCACCGGGTCATACGTCCAGTTGGACTCCTCGGTGTCAATGAAGATGATGCGCGCCTCGGAGTAGAGGTCCGGGTCATCCGTCCACACGTAAAAGTCGCCGTATGGCCCGTCCGGTTCGCGCCGGGATTCTTGGAACCACGGGTGCGTATCGGAGGTGTGGTTGATGGGGAAGTCCGTGATGATGCGGATGCCGCGCTTGTGGGCTGCGTCCACGAGGGCCACGAAGTCTTCAACGGTGCCGAATTCCGGCAGGACTTTTCTAAAGTCACGGATGTCGTAGCCACCATCGCGCAGCGGGGAATCATAAAAGGGCGGAAGCCACAGGCAGTCCACGCCCAACCACTGGAGGTAGTCCAGTTTTTCCATGACGCCCTTGAGCGTTCCGGACCCCGTGTTATCTGGGTCGTAGAAGGCACGCACGAGTACCTCATAAAAGACGGCGTCCTTGTACCACTGCGGGTCCGGGCGCTCCCACGGCTCGTTGCCTGGGGCTGGCGCAGGAGCGGAAAATTCCCGCGCCTCGTGCTCGATGATGTAGCCCTCTGCGTCAGTCTGAGGCATGACCGCGTGCGGTGTCGCATGGGTAGCCGTCGACTGTGGGGAGTGCGGCGACGTGGGGGAGAGCGGGTTGCCTGGGCTAACCGGCTGGTCGCTCGTGGTTACTTCCGTGGGTTCATTCATGCCTTCCAACGCTACCGGCGCTGGCTGGCAACTGCCTGTGCGATTCGGTCCACCGCCATTTCGAGGATCTGCGGGCTCGTGGCAAAGTTCAGCCGGGCATGGTGTGCTCCACCCGATCCAAACGTCACGCCTTCGTTCAGCGCGACCTTTGCGTGAGTGCGCAGCCAGGACGCAGGTTTCTCATTGTCCCCGATAGCTGTGTTGGAGAAATCCAAGAAAAGAAGGTAGGTCGCTTCCGGCACCCGGAAGCCAATGCCTGGGATCGCCTCGGGCAGGGCGGTAGCCAACCAATCGCGGTTAGCCTTCAGCTGTTCCACCTGGGCGTCCAGGGCTCCCTCCCCGTGGCGGTAGCAAGCTTCCGCGGCGATGATACCCAGCGTGCCGGTCCCGTCCTTGGCCACGCCGGTGAGTGATTTCCAGGTTTGGACGTCTTCATCGTTGCTGAAGATCATCTGGGCGCACTTTAGGCCCGCGATGTTCCACGCCTTCGATGTGGCCGTCACCGTTAGGCACACCCGTGCCGCGGTGTCATTGACCCCAGCTGCGCAGACGTGCCGGCCTTCGTAAACGATCGGGGCGTGAATTTCGTCTACAAGAACGCGCGCCCCGTACTTGTCCGCGATCGCGCACAATTGGGCGAGCTCCTCCTCGTCGTAGGTGTAGCCCCACGGATTGTTCG
This genomic window contains:
- a CDS encoding phosphotransferase, which translates into the protein MDLHSARFYGAKSEAIDSQEVIASENFGDYTWQILSVTHGGKDNATTDEYQVVVDKHERDVLNSDDGASAYLLNVAFIGEVHGDITARSATPLGADQSNTSLVATDDDGREWMFKVFRKLEEGLNPDVELLSEIDDCPFVAGVRGYVTRDGRTLAMMQQLIDGGKDGFVLACDAGAADDFASEAQALGAAIRTVHEALAATFGTKTVSGAEIASTLNEHLDELVGKAPQLAEYETRLRDLYAKVEGIESVPVQRIHGDLHLGQTLRTDHRWYLIDFEGEPARPLEQRRLPDCALRDVAGMVRSFGYARAVGEHSDEWERSAVNALLDGYGVNPASRDQAAPQHDESDHALLLAAYIADKAAYEVVYEANNRPDWVEIPLAAIETIS
- the treS gene encoding maltose alpha-D-glucosyltransferase; the encoded protein is MNEPTEVTTSDQPVSPGNPLSPTSPHSPQSTATHATPHAVMPQTDAEGYIIEHEAREFSAPAPAPGNEPWERPDPQWYKDAVFYEVLVRAFYDPDNTGSGTLKGVMEKLDYLQWLGVDCLWLPPFYDSPLRDGGYDIRDFRKVLPEFGTVEDFVALVDAAHKRGIRIITDFPINHTSDTHPWFQESRREPDGPYGDFYVWTDDPDLYSEARIIFIDTEESNWTYDPVRKQYFWHRFFSHQPDLNYDNPAVQEAIIDVIRFWLDLGMDGIRLDAIPYLFEREGTNGENLPETHEFIKKVRRIFDEEYPGRFLLAEANQMPDEVVAYFGGNPQTEEWHEGDDQGKIHGDECHMAFHFPVMPRIFMGIRQELAQPIIDILRETPQIPDSAQWGIFLRNHDELTLEMVSDDERDFMYTNYATDPRMKANVGIRRRLAPLLGGHRDRLELANTLLLSLPGSPFLYYGDEIGMGDNIWLPDRDGVRTPMQWSSDRNGGFSRAEPERLYLPVIRNDAYGYQSINVESQMERENSLLHWVRERVHIRKQYKAFGRGDYQEVHHDNPQVLAFIREYTDETGRNERILCVNNMSSRPQPVEMHLSHLAGISPRELSGNIEFPAIGELPWLVTLSPHGSFWFDVSNGLRKF
- a CDS encoding MalY/PatB family protein, giving the protein MQFPDLNTLRRRGTRKWTQYPDDVLPLWVAESDFPTAAPVKAAILDAVERETLGYTPAFHALGEALSDFHGRRYGWAPDPEKVFPVADVVRGMLLGVEYFTAPDSPVVVPVPAYPPFLEIPATAGREMIEVGAENGLDMMEIDAAFKNGAGSILLAAPNNPWGYTYDEEELAQLCAIADKYGARVLVDEIHAPIVYEGRHVCAAGVNDTAARVCLTVTATSKAWNIAGLKCAQMIFSNDEDVQTWKSLTGVAKDGTGTLGIIAAEACYRHGEGALDAQVEQLKANRDWLATALPEAIPGIGFRVPEATYLLFLDFSNTAIGDNEKPASWLRTHAKVALNEGVTFGSGGAHHARLNFATSPQILEMAVDRIAQAVASQRR